A single genomic interval of Lathyrus oleraceus cultivar Zhongwan6 chromosome 7, CAAS_Psat_ZW6_1.0, whole genome shotgun sequence harbors:
- the LOC127104416 gene encoding uncharacterized protein LOC127104416 has translation MTRIFVDTLKDPFFDRLVSSAASGFSHLVTIGDCIEKGLRDGKITGVGQLLVHRKNILEASRRKEKVKQNSISRNYKGKKHASYGQVAAVVPIPYQQPMQQQQMYQPQHQQHHHQQNTATPRQFKPRPPRRQLDPLPVPYSHIFPYLQKEGLLTLRELKPVIFRYPSRYDANAHCEFHMGAPGHTLENCFAFQNWVQDLIKANAVSFTPRRPNVNTNPMPMHKDASVSAIEENDQGKLIRKVEEIQTPITRIGAQLLKSGLIPEELVAEENNEELRNFIQQMLDRGELQINCRVKSKHQEEIAVVDIPYDEVKVEIPISPLVIEFPTPFEYKDEKAFPWIYQPRAFKQGQEDQPLMINEPNVTSIVGPAGMTRSGRVFAPRTADTSAKAKGKEAAVQIPIHNQEMQDMHLSPKAAVTREEAEEFLRIIKKSNYKVVDQLNQTPSKISMLSLLLNS, from the coding sequence ATGACCAGAATATTTGTAGACACCTTGAAGGACCCGTTCTTTGATAGATTAGTGAGCAGTGCAGCATCTGGCTTCTCACATCTAGTCACAATTGGAGATTGCATAGAGAAGGGGTTAAGGGATGGAAAGATTACAGGAGTTGGACAGCTCCTAGTGCACCGAAAAAATATTCTGGAGGCTTCCCgaagaaaagagaaggtgaaacaaaATTCCATATCCAGAAACTATAAAGGGAAGAAACATGCTTCATACGGTCAAGTCGCAGCCGTGGTACCCATACCTTATCAACAGCCAATGCAGCAACAACAAatgtatcaaccacaacatcagcaacatcatcatcagcaaaataCCGCGACACCAAGACAATTTAagccaagacctccaagaagGCAGCTTGATCCCCTACCAGTACCTTATAGCCATATATTCccatatttgcaaaaagagggCCTTCTAACATTAAGGGAGTTAAAACCTGTTATTTTTCGATATCCATCCAGATACGATGCTAATGCCCATTGTGAGtttcacatgggagcacctggtCATACCTTGGAGAATTGTTTTGCATTTCAAAATTGGGTACAAGACTTGATCAAAGCAAATGCCGTCTCTTTCACTCCAAGACGCCCGAACGTGAACACCAATCCCATGCCAATGCACAAGGATGCTTccgtcagtgccattgaggagaATGATCAAGGAAAATTGATCcgtaaggttgaagagattcaaacccctatcaccaGGATAGGAGCACAATTGCTGAAGAGTGGTCTAATCCCTGAGGAGTTAGTTGCTGAAGAGAATAATGAAGAGTTGAGgaattttatacaacaaatgtTGGATCGAGGCGAGTTACAGATAAATTGTCGTGTCAAGAGCAAGCACCAGGAAGAGATAGCCGTGGTGGACATCCCTTATGATGAGGTTAAAGTAGAAATACCTATAAGCCCATTGGTGATAGAGTTCCCAACACCATTCGAATATAAAGATGAGAAGGCATTCCCGtggatatatcagcccagagcttttaagcaggggcaGGAAGATCAACCTTTGATGATCAACGAACCAAATGTCACTTCAATTGTGGGGCCAGCAGGAATGACACGTAGTGGCCGAGTGTTCGCGCCAAGAACTGCTGATACTTCTGCAAAAGCCAAAGGGAAGGAAGCCGCTGTCCAGATCCCCATCCATAATCAAGAAATGCAAGACATGCACCTATCTCCTAAAGCTGCAGTTACTCGTGAAGAGGCCGAGGAATTTCTGAGGATAATCAAGAAGAGCAATTATAAGGTGGTAGACCAACTGAATCAAACACCTTCAAAGATCTCCATGTTATCTCTATTGCTCAACTCATAA